The Treponema sp. J25 DNA window CCGAAGAACTTGCCCAGGAGGGTGATATCCGGGACCTGGTCCGGGGGATCCAGAATTTGCGAAAAGAAAAGGGCCTTGAGGTTACCGATCGCATTCGTTTGTGGGTGCATGGTTCAGAGCGCCTGGAAAAGGCTTTTCGAGCCTTCCAGAGCTATGTAGCCCAGGAAACCCTGGCACTCGACAGTGTCTGGCAAGCCGTTCCTGGTATGACTGCCATTGAGGCCGGGGACGAAACCTGGCAGGTGGCCCTGGAAAAGGCCTAGGAGCATGAAAGGGCACTTCTTTTTTAAAAGATCAGACAGAGGGCGGGTGATTTCCCGGAACATCCTCTGGACGGTGGGGGCCCTCTGTGGAATCTTTGTGATTTCCTGTGCCACCATTCCCTCCCGCCCCCTTCCCGAAAAGGATCCCTTCGATGTGCTCCTGAACTCTCTCCTTGCTTTACCGCCGGGGGGGCAGTTCTATATGGGGGCCCGGATTGCGGATGCGGCAGGCCTGCGGACAGAAATAGAACGAACCCTTCCCGCTAACGAAAGCATCCGGCAGGGCTTGAAGGTGACGGAACAGATAAGCATGGTCCTGTATGCAGCCGGGGAGGGGCAAAGTGCATGGGTTGCCCTGTTAGAAGGGCGCTACCCCGCTTGGCAAATCAATTGGTCCCTCTGGTGGCATCCTGCATGGAAAAAACGCCGTTCTGCGGAAGGAATCCCCTTTTGGTATAATGCTCAAGAGGGCCTTTCCTTGCAGACAGAGGAGCATACCCTCCTGCTTTCCAATGCTCCTGAGGGGATCCCTTTTAGGGAACTTTTGAACAGGGTAAAGCCAGCGGGGACCTCCGCTCTTTCTATCGGTTCCCAATCTCCAGTACCGGCAAACGCCCCTTCTTCTTATCCCATGCCGGATAAGAAGGCTTTTTCATTTTTTTCTTCCCGTCAAAAGGGAAGGGTGATCCTCATTGGCTGGCTTAATGAACCGTTTCAGACCGTTGCCGCTTCTCTTGAAACCCTCTCGGTTCCTCTTTCCGTACCCATAGAACGGGTTTTCTGGGTACTCGAGGAAATACCCCCGGAGGGTACCGAGAAGGATAGCCCCTATTGCTTGTATCTTGCCCTGCAAACCCCCTCAGTGTCCCATGCACGGGCCCTTTCGGCCCTTCTGCGGCTGTCCCAGCGTTTTGCGGGGACCCTGCCTCTTCCCGGGGGGCCTGGACAGGATCCTCTTGCGCAGCTTCTGATGTCCCTCCTTTCAACAGGGAACATACAACAGGAAGAAACATCTCTTGTTATCGAAAGCAAACCTATTCCTTCGCAGGACATAGCTTTACTTTTTTCTCGCTTATTAGTATATTCTACTTCGAAAAAAACGATTCCATAAGGTAAAGGGGATAAAGCGATGCCAACCTATGAGTACGAATGCAAAAGCTGTGGTCATGTGTTTGAAGCTTTCCAGAATATGAGCGATGCCCCCTTACGGTCCTGTCCCCAATGTGGAAAGGACGTTCGTCGTCTTATCAATGGGGGCACGGGTATTATCTTTAAAGGCTCTGGTTTTTATGTAACCGATAACGGTAAAGGCAAGGGATCTCAAAAAAGCACCTCATCGGAGGCAAAAAAGGATTCCTGTACTTCCTGTGCTGCCGCTTCGGGTGGTGGTTGTGCTGCTGAGGCGGTATAGCCACATAAGGAGAAACAGAAGGGGACCATTCCTTTGGTACCCCCTAGGAACAGCGAAGGCCCTCTACACGGTAACGGTGCCCATCATATAAAAAGGTCCTACTTCCGAACAGTGAAAAGTTGAGGCGGAGGGCCCGTTTTTTATAGAGAGGAAAAAACGTGTCATACGAAAAAATTCCTCTTCTTCCTACAGACAGCGGAGAAGAGGATAGCTTGTTTCTTTCTCTGCTTCTGGATCCCCTCTATATTGAACTGGCCCGTTTGTTTCGGGAAAGGCCCTGGGGCCCCCTTAAAGGGGCAACCCTCTATTCGGTCAGTTCTATCCCTTCTCATATCGAGGCCCTTGCCGCCCTCTGGTATGTGTGGTTTGGAAGGCCCCATCAAACGGTGCTCCAGCGAGGAGATACCAGTTTCCAGGCTTTGTTTCTGTATGATCACTGGACTCTCCAGTGGACAGGCTCAATTTCAAAAGAAACGTTTTTCTCCGAGCCTATCCTGCAAGGGTCCTTTCTCTTTTCTTCTGCGATGGTAGAATTTCGCTATGGGAGTGAGCGCTGGATTGCGGTAAGTCCCGATGGAGAACAGGTGTATCATATTCCCCTGCCGGAAGCGCATCCTTCCCTGTACCTCTGGATGGATGCTCCGGGTGGAGTATCCCTTCCCGACGGGGCTCTAAAAAAAGCCGCCTGGGATTTTGCCCGGGATATGAAACGACGGTTACAGGTTTCCGCAGAACAAGGGGAGAAATTTCAGTGAAAAGAGGGGGGAACCAATGAAAGGAGGAGGAACTCGTCCCCGCTTTTTTTGTGAACACTGTGGCGAGGAGGTTCCCCGGAATGCCCGGGTCTGCCCCCATTGTGGTCGATTTTTTGTTCATGTCCGCTGTCCCCGCTGCGGTTTTGTTGGGGCAGAGGATCTCTTTAAAGAAGGCTGTCCCGTCTGTGGCTATTCGGCCTTACCTATTAATGAAAAGAGACGGGGAAAAGGCTGGTTGCCCTTTGTTCGTTCTTATACCTTTGGTTCTGAAGGCCCAGAGCCCCTTCCCTGGTGGGTGTATGGCTTAACCGTAGCGCTCTTGTTGATAAGTCTTACTATTTTTTTCTGTACCCTTTTTTAGTTCTTCCCTCCTCATCTAAGAACTTACAACTTTTCTCAGGTTCCGGTCTTTTTTGCCGATACTAGAAGTGGGAGGCCTGTCATGAAGATGAAAAAGACCCATAATCCCCACGAAGAGAAGGTGACCCTGTGTCTGCAGCTATTACGAGAAGAAGTCGCCTTAATAGAACGGATTTCTGCAACCCAGGAGATTCTCCGTAGTGCCCTGAGTAATCGG harbors:
- a CDS encoding FmdB family zinc ribbon protein, which produces MPTYEYECKSCGHVFEAFQNMSDAPLRSCPQCGKDVRRLINGGTGIIFKGSGFYVTDNGKGKGSQKSTSSEAKKDSCTSCAAASGGGCAAEAV
- a CDS encoding zinc ribbon domain-containing protein — its product is MKGGGTRPRFFCEHCGEEVPRNARVCPHCGRFFVHVRCPRCGFVGAEDLFKEGCPVCGYSALPINEKRRGKGWLPFVRSYTFGSEGPEPLPWWVYGLTVALLLISLTIFFCTLF